From the Halalkalicoccus sp. CGA53 genome, one window contains:
- a CDS encoding oligosaccharide flippase family protein, whose product MTLASKISTDILTTAIFKASMKVRGLVFIPLLTISLGVSDYGAFVQVNAIATLVALVCLLGYDTGYVRYIHETDEEGRLFGSLLASTLTVATAGGALVVVMSELLARYTLQTTAYTTLFAIGGAYVIVHSLFQLSRSHYQATQRVKTFSLIEAMDVYLSVGAVAVTVLVLGGGVELAFGTFVGIHLLMTLSMVGDITHRGGIGVPTSAHVVDCTRFSLGAMGNTVSGSLLYKTDRVLIGFFLGASAVGIYSVAYSVGQLIKLFYQPISISFFPEFSQLWTRGDQDRIREYLLRGIRYALLIGIPSIAGFALVGEEVMALLSTDEIAEAGSLPLILIASALLIRGIGLFYSKMFYAKGTSRIPALIQFGAAVVNVPLNVVLIPIVGIIGAALATLISFSGVALLTASLWQYEFRVVPQWSEIGLMVFAAAVMLVVFILLPLPWPVVVLTAPPVYFGVFVALGGLTGEEQRLIKQVVR is encoded by the coding sequence ATGACACTTGCCTCGAAGATCTCGACGGACATTCTCACAACGGCGATCTTCAAGGCCTCGATGAAGGTCCGCGGGCTCGTTTTCATCCCCCTGCTGACTATCTCTCTTGGGGTTTCTGATTACGGCGCCTTCGTTCAGGTCAACGCGATCGCGACGCTCGTCGCGCTGGTCTGTTTGCTCGGTTACGACACGGGCTACGTTCGATACATCCACGAGACGGACGAAGAGGGGCGGCTGTTCGGCTCATTGTTAGCGAGCACGCTGACCGTTGCGACCGCCGGCGGGGCGCTTGTCGTCGTTATGTCGGAATTACTCGCTCGCTACACGCTCCAGACGACGGCGTACACCACCCTTTTCGCGATTGGCGGTGCTTACGTCATCGTTCATTCGCTATTCCAACTCTCACGATCGCACTATCAGGCTACCCAACGCGTCAAGACCTTCTCGCTCATTGAGGCGATGGATGTTTACCTCTCGGTTGGCGCGGTGGCCGTCACGGTTCTCGTCTTAGGTGGGGGTGTTGAACTCGCATTTGGCACGTTCGTCGGCATCCATCTCTTAATGACGCTGTCGATGGTCGGGGACATTACTCACCGAGGTGGGATCGGAGTGCCGACATCGGCCCACGTGGTCGACTGCACACGCTTCTCACTCGGTGCGATGGGTAACACAGTCTCAGGCTCCTTGCTCTATAAGACCGATCGTGTGCTGATCGGCTTTTTTCTCGGCGCGTCTGCAGTCGGCATCTACTCCGTAGCCTATTCCGTTGGCCAATTGATTAAGCTCTTCTACCAACCGATCAGTATCTCGTTCTTCCCGGAGTTTTCACAGCTCTGGACTCGCGGGGACCAGGACCGGATCCGGGAGTACCTCCTGCGCGGGATACGCTACGCATTGCTGATCGGTATCCCGTCGATCGCCGGATTCGCACTGGTGGGGGAAGAGGTGATGGCGCTGCTCTCAACCGACGAGATCGCTGAGGCCGGCTCCCTTCCGCTGATCCTCATCGCCTCGGCGTTGCTCATTCGTGGGATCGGATTGTTTTACAGTAAAATGTTCTACGCGAAGGGAACATCTCGGATCCCGGCCTTGATCCAGTTTGGTGCAGCGGTCGTGAACGTACCACTGAATGTGGTGTTGATCCCGATTGTCGGGATCATCGGCGCGGCGCTCGCCACGCTCATTTCGTTTTCGGGCGTCGCGCTGCTGACTGCGTCGCTCTGGCAGTATGAGTTCCGCGTCGTCCCCCAGTGGTCTGAGATCGGACTGATGGTCTTCGCCGCCGCTGTAATGCTTGTCGTCTTCATTCTACTGCCATTGCCCTGGCCAGTCGTGGTCTTGACCGCTCCACCAGTATATTTCGGAGTTTTCGTCGCGCTCGGTGGGTTGACGGGGGAGGAGCAGCGGTTGATCAAGCAAGTCGTTCGGTAA
- a CDS encoding glycosyltransferase family 4 protein, giving the protein MKILRVAQKVYPEVTGGGPYHVHAMSRDQAAMGHNVTVLTVSDEVEEVSHQNKAGYTLVKHPATVSPLGNDISLPLARTLWNEYGYDVIHAHSHMYFSTNLAALRRRLGSPPLAITNHGLYSQNAPRAIFGLYLRTAGIWTFNSGDLVFCYTEEGMRRARKFGVKSDIEIVANGIDQQRFTSNGERSAEIDPDRPSVLCVVRLVEGKRPKDAIEAIEGVIDDHPSVVLYLCGEGPLRENLEGYIRREGIEDHVVFLGNVDYDEMPKLYRSCDVVILPSEAEAGSPRVLLEAMASEKPYVTSELYQVTSLIKDLGKTAPVGDIDSLAEGLDELLSDEELRNDLGIKGREMVEEQFTWESTVDGATEALERLVRREKR; this is encoded by the coding sequence ATGAAAATACTTCGAGTCGCACAAAAGGTATATCCTGAAGTTACTGGTGGCGGCCCGTACCACGTCCACGCAATGAGTCGCGATCAGGCTGCGATGGGTCACAACGTAACAGTGCTAACTGTTTCAGACGAGGTAGAAGAGGTAAGTCACCAAAACAAAGCCGGCTACACGCTGGTAAAGCACCCTGCCACTGTTAGCCCTCTTGGGAACGACATCTCATTACCGTTAGCGCGAACCCTGTGGAACGAGTACGGTTATGACGTGATTCACGCGCACTCACATATGTACTTCTCGACGAATTTAGCCGCTCTCCGTCGACGTCTCGGGTCACCTCCACTCGCGATCACGAACCACGGTCTCTACTCACAAAACGCTCCTCGAGCGATCTTCGGTCTCTACCTCCGCACCGCAGGTATATGGACGTTCAACTCGGGAGACCTCGTGTTCTGTTACACCGAAGAGGGGATGCGACGCGCCCGGAAATTTGGCGTGAAGAGCGATATCGAGATCGTCGCGAACGGGATCGATCAACAGCGCTTTACATCGAACGGTGAGCGAAGCGCGGAGATCGATCCTGACCGGCCCTCCGTTCTCTGTGTGGTTCGATTGGTCGAAGGGAAACGACCAAAAGACGCGATAGAGGCGATCGAAGGGGTTATTGACGACCATCCCAGTGTAGTTCTCTACCTCTGCGGTGAGGGACCGCTCCGAGAAAACCTCGAAGGGTACATCCGTAGAGAGGGAATCGAAGATCACGTCGTGTTCCTCGGGAACGTCGATTACGACGAAATGCCGAAACTATATCGTTCGTGTGACGTGGTTATCCTGCCGAGCGAAGCAGAGGCAGGGTCACCTCGGGTGCTGCTCGAGGCGATGGCGTCCGAGAAGCCGTACGTCACGAGCGAACTCTACCAGGTCACCTCGTTGATCAAAGACCTCGGCAAGACAGCACCAGTCGGCGATATCGATTCGCTCGCCGAAGGTCTCGACGAGCTACTCTCGGATGAGGAGCTTCGAAACGATCTGGGAATCAAGGGACGGGAAATGGTCGAAGAACAGTTCACCTGGGAGTCGACGGTCGATGGTGCGACAGAGGCGTTAGAGCGGCTGGTTCGACGTGAGAAGCGATGA
- a CDS encoding CHRD domain-containing protein yields the protein MSALDDRGFPGKFEADVSGPGGARGYALIAIDDDLTEMGVELHVEGVSQPTQATIHLTRGGSTGPIVVWLYPTDRSPRVKPGVADDGESVADVYNGFLGKRVIGEDELVGPLGNAPLEELVELMLDGNASIEVYSANVGIENAAGEMSGQIEPDFDP from the coding sequence ATGTCGGCACTCGACGACCGTGGCTTTCCGGGGAAGTTCGAGGCGGACGTTTCCGGTCCGGGCGGCGCCCGGGGATACGCACTGATCGCGATCGACGATGACCTCACGGAGATGGGCGTCGAACTCCACGTCGAGGGGGTCAGCCAGCCGACCCAGGCGACGATCCATCTCACGAGGGGGGGTAGTACGGGGCCGATCGTGGTCTGGCTCTATCCTACAGACCGATCACCCCGCGTAAAGCCTGGAGTGGCGGATGACGGGGAGTCCGTGGCCGACGTCTACAACGGGTTCCTCGGAAAGCGTGTTATCGGCGAAGACGAACTCGTCGGCCCACTGGGTAACGCGCCGCTCGAAGAGCTCGTCGAGTTGATGCTCGATGGAAACGCGTCTATCGAGGTATACTCGGCGAACGTCGGTATCGAAAACGCTGCTGGCGAGATGAGCGGACAGATCGAACCCGACTTCGACCCGTAG
- a CDS encoding glycosyltransferase family 4 protein — translation MSDDGQIRVVFFHISHDSFGGGSQMLLRLLKNLDTERFDPIVLAQYEDEFCKRAQRHKIPVRIVPFRGILDSYNKSLLDQPTYKLPLLGLRIGQFVLSARSLLSSADVIWCQNIRALLTILPYVLFSRTPTIWNIGLGERSTGLMRRLNSIALFASDYVFIESEAQAMDVFSDRQLSRYKEKFVIFYKGIDTEEFKPSSDDANGSEVFRVGTAALLVPRKGLDQFIDCAEQIIERRSDVHFYIAGDTPRDGDSTYERRLRRRVKGAGIEDRVHFLGWVEEMPAYLNSLDLFVLPSHNEGIPGSVREALSTGLPVVATDVGGTSEVVINGKTGILVQPGETSELVEAVTHILENREVRKEMGARGRDHVTKSFSLKGYVDRYEMFLQRIERSKG, via the coding sequence ATGAGCGATGACGGTCAGATTCGTGTCGTGTTCTTTCACATCTCACACGACTCATTCGGTGGCGGGTCCCAGATGCTTCTCCGCTTGTTGAAGAACCTCGATACCGAGCGATTCGATCCGATCGTTCTCGCACAGTACGAAGACGAGTTTTGCAAGCGCGCTCAACGACACAAAATTCCCGTACGTATCGTGCCATTTCGCGGAATACTCGACTCGTACAACAAATCACTTCTCGATCAGCCCACGTACAAACTCCCACTCTTGGGCCTTCGAATCGGCCAGTTCGTTCTCTCCGCTCGATCGCTTCTGTCCTCGGCGGACGTGATCTGGTGTCAGAACATCAGGGCACTCTTGACGATACTTCCCTACGTGCTTTTCTCACGAACACCGACGATATGGAACATCGGACTCGGCGAGCGATCGACCGGGCTGATGAGGCGATTGAACTCAATCGCGCTGTTCGCCTCGGATTACGTTTTTATCGAATCCGAGGCGCAAGCGATGGACGTATTCAGCGACCGTCAGCTCTCCCGCTACAAAGAGAAGTTCGTAATATTCTACAAGGGGATCGATACCGAGGAATTCAAGCCGTCCTCAGACGATGCTAACGGTAGCGAAGTGTTTCGTGTCGGCACCGCAGCACTACTGGTTCCGCGGAAAGGGCTCGATCAGTTTATCGATTGTGCCGAGCAGATCATAGAGCGACGCAGCGACGTACATTTCTATATTGCAGGGGATACACCTCGCGACGGGGACAGTACCTACGAACGGAGGTTACGACGCCGGGTAAAGGGCGCAGGCATCGAAGACAGAGTACACTTCCTCGGGTGGGTCGAAGAAATGCCGGCGTATCTGAACTCGCTCGATCTGTTCGTACTCCCCTCACACAACGAGGGGATTCCGGGCTCGGTTCGAGAAGCACTGTCGACCGGGTTACCCGTTGTAGCTACGGACGTCGGAGGGACATCGGAAGTGGTGATTAATGGAAAGACTGGGATACTAGTTCAACCGGGGGAGACATCTGAGCTAGTCGAAGCAGTAACGCATATACTTGAGAACAGAGAAGTACGAAAAGAAATGGGTGCCCGAGGACGCGATCATGTCACTAAAAGTTTTTCTCTTAAAGGCTACGTCGACCGGTATGAGATGTTTCTCCAGAGAATAGAGAGGTCAAAGGGATGA
- a CDS encoding sugar-transfer associated ATP-grasp domain-containing protein, producing MISGADIVSLSWNGAKTAQRKALGWTDLAMKEKEVKFRDDIPLKKRLSFYRNGFATSSGILYNFDKYSFEDYLNDVNMRHRKRANGHEQAFPTRKYPFHLLMESSHPEYLPELYGLVTKGKAYTKDLVLKNEDAEDWLRRKLKVHGKIVIKPENGNGGVGVYVLVWNGSDVSITGGPETIGDLMSKIGDSVYIAVEFVEQADYAASIYPDSVNTIRLITLWDYDLDEPYVADAIHRFGNDGSAPVDNWDSGGLSVGVDLDSGTLLQAVRFPESTVVEWYREHPNTGAEIEGIKIPQWDRICTACCEMAETFWYVPMNAWDIVLSHGNIKVIEGNSRPTIEMMQVHRPFLADKRTRRFFEYHDAF from the coding sequence ATGATTTCCGGTGCGGACATCGTATCCCTCTCATGGAATGGGGCGAAAACTGCCCAGCGAAAGGCACTAGGATGGACAGACTTGGCAATGAAAGAAAAGGAAGTAAAGTTTAGAGACGACATCCCGTTAAAAAAGCGTCTCTCCTTCTATCGGAATGGATTTGCTACATCCTCAGGCATTCTTTATAACTTCGATAAGTACAGTTTTGAGGATTACCTAAACGACGTTAATATGCGCCATCGGAAACGGGCAAATGGGCATGAACAAGCGTTTCCAACTCGAAAATATCCGTTTCATCTGTTAATGGAGAGCTCCCATCCAGAGTATCTTCCCGAACTCTATGGTTTGGTCACTAAGGGAAAGGCCTATACCAAGGATTTAGTCCTCAAAAATGAGGACGCCGAGGACTGGCTCCGGCGGAAATTGAAAGTACATGGAAAGATAGTTATTAAACCAGAGAATGGGAACGGAGGGGTCGGCGTCTATGTCCTCGTATGGAACGGAAGCGACGTATCAATCACCGGTGGTCCTGAAACCATTGGGGATCTTATGTCTAAGATTGGAGATAGCGTCTATATCGCTGTTGAGTTCGTTGAGCAGGCTGATTATGCAGCGTCGATCTATCCCGACTCGGTGAACACGATCCGATTGATCACACTCTGGGATTATGACCTAGACGAACCATACGTCGCCGATGCGATCCATCGATTTGGAAACGACGGGTCGGCACCAGTCGACAACTGGGATAGTGGCGGACTTTCCGTCGGGGTTGATTTGGACAGTGGCACGCTTTTACAGGCTGTCCGATTCCCTGAATCAACCGTCGTTGAGTGGTATCGAGAACACCCCAATACGGGCGCGGAAATTGAGGGAATAAAAATACCGCAGTGGGACAGGATTTGTACCGCCTGTTGCGAAATGGCAGAAACCTTCTGGTACGTTCCCATGAATGCCTGGGATATCGTGCTATCTCATGGGAACATCAAGGTGATCGAAGGAAACTCACGGCCCACAATCGAAATGATGCAGGTACATCGCCCTTTCTTAGCTGATAAACGAACGCGAAGATTCTTCGAATATCACGACGCTTTCTGA
- a CDS encoding O-antigen polymerase, which produces MRLGSFERLTALGFSALAFVVIILAGVWAFITTNSLLPLLIGSWFALCLVPILIAGYRGELNIFEPIIFHCAFGLMIGAALLERSYFSNREFRHEIISHSFETGMTIVSAVLVAMLAATLVGYYLLGPRVPSITDSLSIHSHLPDLLAISGSVYRKISIFYFIIGFGSLIGVLLFVFPEPNPFYMFQTNTPRSEVFSGSNIFVMGARSLYIGYLLWICGALAERRAPNPIEILGVVPIVGLFLLLGGRGRALGVLILVFIVLYLVFVEELIDLHRGILARLSGSIPPAVVLLGLPLISIGIAIGVVLLRSLRLGQNFSEALLGVDSLSIASAGVHNDQFDNFLALTEIVPEQIGYQFGAFYARVPLNFIPRAIWPDKPVLTPGGVLRRELLPDAAGGRHPGTMGDYYINFGYPGILLISLIYGALLRLLYRLIDRNPVSPLSILFFALFLSGIGNSGLTNNALQALMSDLIILTPALTILLLIAYRNSNSDILNQQEMGPLGVEK; this is translated from the coding sequence ATGAGGCTAGGGAGCTTTGAGCGTCTCACTGCGTTAGGTTTCTCCGCACTTGCTTTCGTTGTCATAATCCTTGCGGGTGTATGGGCGTTTATTACGACCAATTCACTGTTACCACTGCTGATCGGTAGTTGGTTCGCACTTTGTCTTGTGCCGATCCTTATTGCCGGCTATCGCGGCGAGCTCAATATTTTCGAGCCGATTATATTCCATTGTGCCTTCGGTCTGATGATCGGTGCAGCCCTGCTTGAACGTTCGTACTTTTCCAATCGAGAGTTCAGACATGAGATCATTAGTCACTCGTTCGAGACAGGTATGACGATCGTTTCGGCCGTACTCGTCGCTATGCTCGCAGCGACTCTTGTAGGATATTATCTTCTCGGTCCCCGGGTCCCGTCCATCACTGACTCCCTTTCGATTCATAGTCATCTCCCCGATCTCCTGGCGATTTCTGGTAGTGTATATCGGAAAATTTCGATCTTCTACTTTATTATCGGATTCGGTTCGTTGATAGGTGTCCTCCTGTTCGTCTTTCCGGAACCAAACCCATTCTACATGTTCCAGACCAACACACCCAGAAGCGAGGTGTTCAGTGGGTCGAACATCTTCGTGATGGGTGCCCGTTCGCTCTATATCGGGTACCTGCTGTGGATCTGTGGTGCGCTTGCTGAAAGACGGGCTCCGAATCCAATTGAGATCTTGGGAGTCGTACCTATTGTCGGTTTATTTTTACTCCTCGGGGGACGGGGTAGAGCACTCGGCGTTCTGATTTTAGTATTCATAGTATTATATCTCGTCTTTGTTGAAGAACTCATTGATCTTCATCGAGGTATTCTCGCTCGACTTTCCGGATCGATACCTCCAGCGGTCGTACTTCTCGGTCTTCCCTTGATCAGTATCGGTATTGCTATTGGTGTTGTTCTGCTGCGGTCCCTTCGATTAGGTCAGAATTTTTCCGAAGCCCTTCTCGGTGTTGATTCCTTGTCTATCGCATCAGCAGGCGTTCACAACGATCAGTTCGATAATTTCCTCGCACTGACGGAGATAGTCCCAGAGCAGATCGGATATCAATTCGGAGCGTTCTATGCCCGTGTTCCCCTCAATTTCATTCCTCGAGCTATTTGGCCGGACAAGCCCGTCCTTACTCCTGGCGGAGTTCTCCGTCGAGAGTTACTACCGGATGCAGCCGGAGGAAGGCATCCAGGAACAATGGGCGACTATTATATCAATTTTGGATATCCTGGAATTTTACTAATAAGTCTCATTTATGGTGCTCTACTTAGATTACTCTACAGACTAATCGATAGGAATCCAGTTAGCCCACTGTCTATCTTGTTTTTTGCCCTCTTTCTTAGTGGAATTGGAAACTCAGGTTTGACGAATAATGCCTTACAGGCACTCATGAGTGATCTGATTATTTTGACGCCTGCTTTGACCATTCTTCTATTAATAGCGTACCGAAATAGCAATAGTGACATATTAAATCAACAAGAGATGGGACCGCTAGGTGTTGAAAAGTAA
- the glmS gene encoding glutamine--fructose-6-phosphate transaminase (isomerizing) produces the protein MCGIVGYIDGADGPAVLEVLRSGLSGLDYRGYDSAGVALVDDELTVVKREGELDALEEALDSMSRSGEAWAGIGHTRWSTHGKSSDANAHPHTDCTGEIAVVHNGIIENYRALRSELTEAGHTFESETDTEVVPHLIEDALCGGVDPEIAFQKAVSRLEGNYAIAVLFEGADTVLATRWGSPLVVGCRDTGGFIASDVTAFVEFTARVIYLEDGQFVRLSPAGVEVTSDDGRVLSPQVHTVSWDPEDAEKGEYDHYMLKEIMEQPRALRECLGGRIDGRDRSVDLEGLEDLDANGPVQFVACGTSYHAALIGARLFRTRGVHAQAFLASEYTTESIPIDSETLVVGVTQSGETADTLRALREADRAGATTLAVTNVVASSAARECDHVLYVRAGPEISVAATKTFASQQVALAMLACALTGEGDEVLSDLLALPDQLESVLDTSNAEQVARRYDESDAYFFIGRGYNHPVALEGALKMKEISYEHAEGFAAGELKHGPLALVTDETPVFAVVTGDDESARKTIGNVREVASRGAPVVVVTDGESDAAEYGEDVLWIPPTGELVGSVLANVQLQLVSYWVATELGRSIDKPRNLAKSVTVE, from the coding sequence ATGTGTGGAATCGTCGGCTACATCGATGGTGCAGACGGGCCAGCGGTCCTCGAGGTCCTGCGAAGCGGTCTCTCTGGCCTCGACTATCGGGGGTACGATTCGGCGGGCGTCGCGCTCGTCGACGACGAACTCACGGTGGTGAAACGCGAGGGCGAACTCGACGCGCTCGAGGAGGCCCTCGACTCGATGTCGCGATCGGGCGAGGCGTGGGCTGGGATCGGTCACACCCGCTGGAGTACACACGGGAAATCGTCGGACGCGAACGCTCACCCGCATACCGACTGCACCGGCGAGATCGCCGTCGTCCACAACGGGATCATCGAGAACTACCGGGCGCTCCGGTCGGAACTGACCGAGGCGGGTCACACGTTCGAGAGCGAGACCGACACCGAGGTCGTTCCGCACCTGATCGAGGACGCCCTCTGTGGGGGTGTGGACCCCGAGATTGCGTTCCAGAAGGCAGTCTCCCGGCTGGAGGGGAACTACGCGATCGCGGTGCTCTTCGAGGGAGCGGACACGGTTCTCGCAACGAGATGGGGCTCGCCGCTGGTCGTCGGATGCCGCGACACGGGCGGGTTCATCGCGAGCGACGTCACCGCGTTCGTCGAGTTCACCGCCCGGGTGATCTACCTCGAGGACGGCCAGTTCGTCCGGCTTTCACCAGCTGGTGTGGAGGTGACGAGCGACGACGGAAGAGTGCTGTCGCCGCAGGTCCACACGGTATCCTGGGACCCCGAGGACGCCGAGAAAGGCGAGTACGACCACTACATGCTCAAGGAGATCATGGAGCAGCCGCGGGCGCTCCGCGAGTGTCTCGGGGGTCGGATCGACGGGCGTGATCGATCGGTCGACCTCGAGGGACTGGAGGATCTCGACGCGAACGGACCGGTCCAGTTCGTCGCCTGCGGGACGTCGTATCACGCGGCGCTGATCGGCGCTCGACTGTTTCGCACGCGTGGCGTCCACGCACAGGCGTTCCTCGCGAGCGAGTACACCACGGAATCGATACCGATCGACTCGGAGACGCTCGTCGTCGGCGTCACCCAGAGCGGGGAGACAGCCGACACCCTCCGGGCGTTGCGCGAGGCGGATCGAGCGGGCGCGACGACGCTCGCGGTGACGAACGTCGTCGCTTCGAGTGCCGCCCGCGAGTGCGATCACGTGCTGTACGTCCGGGCCGGTCCGGAGATCAGCGTGGCCGCAACGAAGACGTTCGCTAGTCAGCAGGTCGCGCTCGCGATGCTCGCCTGCGCGCTGACCGGTGAGGGCGACGAGGTACTATCGGATCTGTTGGCGTTACCCGATCAGCTCGAGTCGGTGCTCGACACGTCGAACGCAGAGCAGGTCGCCCGCCGGTACGACGAGTCGGACGCGTATTTCTTCATCGGGCGAGGGTACAACCACCCGGTCGCGCTCGAAGGCGCGTTGAAGATGAAGGAGATCAGCTACGAGCACGCGGAGGGGTTCGCCGCGGGCGAGCTGAAACACGGCCCGCTCGCGCTCGTCACCGACGAAACGCCGGTGTTCGCGGTCGTTACCGGAGACGATGAGAGCGCGCGTAAGACGATCGGGAACGTTCGCGAGGTCGCCTCGCGGGGCGCACCGGTCGTCGTCGTAACCGACGGGGAGAGCGACGCCGCGGAGTACGGAGAAGACGTGTTGTGGATCCCTCCGACTGGCGAACTCGTGGGATCGGTGTTGGCGAACGTCCAGCTACAATTGGTGTCGTACTGGGTCGCGACCGAACTCGGTCGGTCGATCGACAAACCCCGGAACCTCGCGAAGAGTGTGACGGTGGAGTAG
- a CDS encoding DUF302 domain-containing protein, producing MQISSRGLGRRALMAALSTAAIGASATPVTANAEYATLPLSDEEAEEAGLVITSSAYNVNETISRLRQAIRDVEGAEEIHYVDHTEFAAGVDEPLREVRVFLVGMPKVESELGETAPTVGLDVPPVILVYDHEDNGVEMVHNTPEYVAARHGLTEGMDAIQTMDDRLTEIVETVNE from the coding sequence ATGCAGATATCCAGTCGTGGACTTGGTCGACGGGCGCTGATGGCAGCGTTGTCGACGGCGGCGATCGGCGCGAGTGCTACTCCTGTGACTGCGAACGCGGAGTACGCAACTCTGCCGTTGAGTGACGAAGAGGCCGAGGAGGCTGGGCTCGTGATTACATCATCGGCATATAACGTAAACGAGACGATATCACGGCTCCGCCAAGCGATTCGTGACGTCGAGGGGGCCGAAGAGATCCACTACGTCGACCATACGGAGTTCGCCGCTGGTGTCGACGAACCACTTCGGGAGGTACGAGTGTTTCTGGTAGGGATGCCTAAGGTCGAATCGGAGCTGGGTGAAACAGCCCCGACCGTCGGTCTCGACGTTCCACCTGTGATCCTCGTCTACGACCACGAGGATAACGGTGTGGAGATGGTCCACAACACCCCGGAGTACGTTGCCGCTCGTCACGGGCTCACTGAGGGAATGGATGCGATACAGACGATGGACGACCGACTAACCGAAATAGTGGAGACTGTCAATGAGTGA
- a CDS encoding sugar transferase, with product MVITVAAVLLANHAVVQELVTTYIPIVDRLTPEFVGGTRLWWALALTVLTVLGALSPIVTHRQRRSIDTVMLSLKGVTIAMITLAAIGYFKWSIRLPRGTLIALSIVLAIAIPIWFLFVSTRPRTDRVLIVGANPLEIDRAAHAAAHDVIGYLSPRSALRYDVRTAVKHGNRPITDGGGLIERVPTESGSWFGGLEANIDRLGGISRLEDVLIDRDIDTVVVAFSESDRGEFFGALEVCHERGIRAIVHEEHADEVLIAGDYGEGFVEVDIEPWSWWDSLGKRALDVAFSGAALLALSPMLVLIAVAIKLDSSGPVLYAQRRTAGFGRTFPVYKFRTMLPDSETIDPLDDHENDRITRVGRVLRKTNLDEIPQLWSILIGEMSVVGPRATWVKEEEQIVYEVSGWQKRWFVPPGLTGLAQVNEVNSTEPERKLRYDIEYIRRQSLSFDIWLILRQFLNVGRDVLGLFVGEEETNESKANLRND from the coding sequence GTGGTGATCACGGTCGCTGCCGTGCTCCTCGCGAACCACGCGGTCGTCCAGGAGCTCGTGACGACGTACATCCCCATCGTCGACCGACTCACACCGGAGTTCGTCGGGGGCACCCGGCTCTGGTGGGCGCTGGCGCTGACCGTCCTCACTGTCCTCGGAGCGCTCTCCCCGATCGTGACGCATCGACAGCGGCGATCGATCGACACTGTGATGCTGAGCCTGAAGGGGGTCACCATCGCGATGATCACCCTCGCGGCGATCGGGTACTTCAAGTGGTCGATCAGGCTCCCACGGGGTACGCTCATCGCCCTCTCGATCGTCCTCGCGATCGCGATACCGATCTGGTTTCTCTTCGTGAGCACCAGGCCGAGGACCGACCGTGTCCTCATCGTCGGCGCCAACCCGCTCGAGATCGATCGGGCGGCGCATGCGGCCGCCCACGACGTGATCGGCTATCTCTCGCCGCGTTCGGCTCTCAGATACGACGTCAGAACGGCGGTCAAACACGGGAACCGGCCGATCACTGACGGTGGAGGGCTGATCGAGCGGGTGCCGACCGAATCGGGATCGTGGTTCGGCGGCCTTGAGGCGAACATCGACCGGCTGGGCGGGATCTCCCGGCTGGAGGATGTCCTGATCGACCGGGACATCGACACGGTGGTCGTCGCGTTCAGCGAGAGCGATCGTGGCGAGTTCTTCGGAGCACTCGAGGTCTGTCACGAGCGTGGCATCCGTGCGATCGTCCACGAAGAGCACGCAGACGAGGTGTTGATCGCGGGCGACTACGGCGAGGGGTTCGTCGAGGTCGACATCGAGCCCTGGAGCTGGTGGGACTCGCTCGGAAAGCGAGCCCTCGACGTCGCGTTCTCGGGGGCGGCACTACTCGCTCTCTCGCCGATGCTGGTCCTGATCGCCGTCGCGATCAAACTCGACTCGTCGGGACCGGTGCTCTACGCCCAGCGACGCACCGCCGGGTTCGGCCGCACGTTCCCCGTCTACAAGTTCCGGACGATGCTGCCCGACAGCGAGACGATCGACCCCCTCGACGACCACGAGAACGACCGGATCACGCGCGTCGGCCGGGTCCTCCGGAAGACGAACCTCGACGAGATCCCCCAGCTCTGGTCGATCCTCATCGGCGAGATGAGCGTCGTCGGCCCGCGTGCGACGTGGGTGAAGGAGGAAGAACAGATCGTCTACGAGGTGTCTGGCTGGCAGAAACGCTGGTTCGTCCCGCCCGGACTCACCGGTCTCGCCCAGGTCAACGAGGTGAACAGCACTGAACCCGAGCGAAAGCTCCGCTACGACATCGAGTACATCCGCCGGCAGTCGCTGTCGTTCGACATCTGGCTCATCCTCCGGCAGTTTCTGAACGTCGGACGGGACGTACTCGGTCTCTTCGTCGGTGAGGAGGAAACGAACGAGTCGAAAGCGAATCTCAGGAACGACTGA